Proteins encoded by one window of Sphingosinicella sp. BN140058:
- a CDS encoding carboxymuconolactone decarboxylase family protein, with protein MTPRMNIFQAAPEGSKAMLAVEAATEKSGLEHGLIELVRLRASQINGCAYCIYMHVKDATSKGETDMRIHLLDAWRESPLFTERERAALNWTESLTRIAKTHAPDADYAMLQAQFNETEIAYLTLLIGSINLWNRVQVALRWTHPVEAPAIAA; from the coding sequence ATGACCCCCCGTATGAACATCTTCCAGGCTGCTCCCGAGGGCAGCAAGGCGATGCTGGCCGTCGAGGCCGCGACCGAAAAGAGCGGTCTCGAGCATGGCCTTATCGAGCTGGTCCGACTGCGCGCCTCTCAGATCAACGGCTGCGCCTATTGCATCTACATGCACGTGAAGGACGCGACCTCGAAGGGCGAGACCGACATGCGCATCCACCTGCTCGACGCCTGGCGCGAGTCGCCGCTGTTCACCGAGCGTGAGCGCGCAGCGCTCAACTGGACGGAATCGCTCACCCGCATCGCCAAGACGCATGCGCCCGATGCCGACTATGCGATGCTCCAGGCGCAGTTCAACGAAACCGAGATCGCCTACCTCACATTGCTGATCGGCTCGATCAACCTGTGGAATCGAGTGCAGGTCGCATTGCGCTGGACCCATCCGGTCGAGGCGCCGGCAATCGCCGCCTGA
- a CDS encoding SDR family oxidoreductase, with translation MRIVVIGGTGLIGSKTVALLAEEGHDVFAAAPNTGVDTVTGDGLAEALTGAQVVIDVSNSPTLDGDAAMAFFEAAGRNITAAEKAAGVRHHVALSVVGTDRLQDSGYFRAKLAQERQIAGAGIPYSLLHATQFFEFLRGIAGFSAQGDDVRLPPAHFQPMAAQDVAAAVARAALAQPTNAIVEVAGPEAFRIDELVARVLAFDGDPRRVVADPKAPYFGVAIDDATLMPGPRAGLGTTRFDWWLANVPPPAKK, from the coding sequence ATGCGAATAGTCGTTATTGGCGGCACGGGCCTGATCGGGTCCAAGACGGTCGCCTTGCTGGCGGAAGAAGGACACGATGTGTTCGCCGCAGCGCCGAATACGGGGGTCGACACCGTCACGGGCGACGGCCTCGCCGAGGCGCTCACGGGTGCACAGGTGGTGATCGACGTCTCGAACTCGCCAACACTCGATGGCGACGCGGCAATGGCGTTCTTCGAGGCTGCCGGCCGGAATATCACTGCGGCCGAAAAGGCTGCAGGCGTTCGCCACCATGTCGCGCTCTCCGTCGTGGGCACGGATCGTCTGCAGGACAGCGGGTATTTCAGGGCCAAGCTCGCGCAGGAGCGACAGATCGCCGGGGCCGGCATTCCCTACTCGCTGCTCCACGCGACCCAGTTCTTCGAATTCCTGCGCGGCATCGCCGGCTTCTCGGCACAGGGCGATGACGTTCGACTTCCTCCGGCGCACTTCCAGCCGATGGCAGCGCAAGACGTTGCAGCTGCAGTCGCACGCGCGGCGCTGGCCCAGCCGACCAACGCTATCGTCGAAGTCGCGGGGCCAGAGGCTTTCCGGATCGACGAGCTGGTCGCTCGCGTACTCGCCTTCGACGGAGATCCCCGTCGCGTCGTCGCCGATCCGAAGGCACCCTATTTCGGTGTCGCGATCGATGACGCCACGCTGATGCCCGGACCGCGAGCAGGTCTCGGGACCACCCGCTTCGACTGGTGGCTGGCCAATGTGCCACCGCCGGCGAAAAAGTGA
- a CDS encoding alpha/beta fold hydrolase, which produces MPRFTTRDGHEIYYKDWGDGPVITFSHGWPLSSDAWSIQMQFLASQGFRCIAHDRRGHGKSAQTSTGNDMDGYADDLAELIEALDLRAITMVGHSTGGGEVARYIGRHGTARVAKAVLLGAVPPIMVQSDTNADGLPIGVFDGLRRDILANRSEFYRGFAIPFYSANREGAKVPQSLLDEFWLISMQAGLKNAYDCIKAFSETDFTNDLKKFDVPTLIVHGDDDQIVPIADSAYKSAKLVEGAQTLFYAGLPHGLTATHADRFNADLLAFVRG; this is translated from the coding sequence GTGCCTAGATTTACAACCAGGGACGGACACGAAATCTACTACAAGGACTGGGGCGACGGGCCGGTCATCACCTTCTCACATGGCTGGCCGCTAAGCTCGGACGCCTGGAGCATCCAGATGCAGTTCCTCGCAAGCCAGGGCTTCCGCTGCATCGCGCACGATCGGCGCGGGCATGGCAAGTCTGCCCAGACAAGCACGGGCAACGACATGGACGGCTATGCCGACGATCTTGCCGAACTGATCGAGGCGCTGGATCTCAGGGCGATCACCATGGTGGGACATTCCACGGGCGGCGGGGAAGTAGCCCGCTATATCGGCCGCCACGGTACGGCACGCGTTGCCAAAGCCGTCCTGCTTGGCGCGGTGCCGCCGATCATGGTCCAGAGCGATACCAATGCGGACGGGCTGCCGATCGGCGTATTCGACGGGCTCCGCCGCGACATCCTCGCAAACCGCTCCGAATTCTACCGGGGCTTCGCGATCCCGTTCTATAGCGCCAACCGCGAGGGTGCAAAGGTGCCGCAGAGCCTGCTCGACGAGTTCTGGCTGATCAGCATGCAGGCCGGCCTCAAAAACGCCTATGACTGCATCAAAGCGTTCAGCGAGACAGACTTCACCAATGACCTGAAGAAATTCGACGTGCCGACGCTGATCGTGCACGGCGATGACGACCAGATCGTGCCCATTGCGGATTCGGCGTACAAGTCGGCGAAGCTGGTGGAGGGCGCGCAGACGCTTTTCTATGCCGGCCTGCCGCACGGGCTGACCGCAACGCATGCCGACCGCTTCAACGCCGACCTGCTCGCGTTCGTGCGCGGCTGA
- a CDS encoding ATP-binding protein encodes MSAHSLHAIDAGQVDGPARYERLFPIAEIAARYPPTTACWALDISRARPVIAAIAAGNGPADWVTDLLAGVRIADVDDNNLHLLGPLGGRGKLIGQLFTTFCPPESWQVGAELVLAAIANYPPGAARRRSVTAIAYRDAWTEVSTLESHPDIVFVAVGGTIADDRSLWAVRASEERYRNLFHNLPCALLQVDSRPMRAIFDDLRRKGVTDIGRYLDDQPALALKAREIVRVTDANLSAVQLLGAGAGEQLFGAVGFMFADAPDTAKRVISAHFDLKRNWVEVMKLRTLDGRIRDVELSVTYPIPPDRLDITILGLVDITDRLRTEAQLRQLQADYSRAARISMLGELATSIAHEINQPLSAIVTNAETSQRWLTRDEPNLAKVRQLTARIAESGRRASNIVQRIRSMAARRAPERTSIDLNGVVEEALLFVRHEIESRAIALSIDLKSGLPHVSGDRVQLQQVVVNLLINAVQAQGGGPGRIAVKTSTGNDRQAIFTVHDGGPGIAPGNLDRIFGSFFTTKDDGIGIGLALCQSIIAAHHGTISVANHPDGGAVFTVSLPSGT; translated from the coding sequence ATGAGCGCGCACTCCCTCCATGCGATCGATGCCGGGCAAGTCGATGGTCCGGCGCGGTACGAGCGCCTGTTTCCAATCGCGGAGATCGCGGCGCGTTATCCGCCGACGACTGCATGCTGGGCGCTCGACATATCGAGGGCACGCCCTGTGATCGCCGCCATTGCTGCCGGGAACGGTCCCGCCGACTGGGTGACGGATTTGCTTGCCGGCGTGCGCATCGCAGACGTCGACGACAACAACCTCCATTTGCTCGGCCCGCTCGGCGGTCGCGGCAAACTGATCGGCCAGTTGTTCACGACCTTTTGCCCGCCGGAAAGCTGGCAAGTGGGCGCGGAGCTCGTACTTGCGGCCATTGCCAACTATCCGCCGGGTGCGGCGCGGCGGCGCTCGGTTACGGCGATCGCCTATCGTGATGCCTGGACCGAAGTCTCGACGCTGGAGTCCCATCCGGACATAGTCTTCGTGGCGGTCGGCGGCACGATTGCCGATGACCGGTCTCTCTGGGCGGTTCGCGCCAGCGAGGAGCGCTACCGAAACCTGTTCCACAATCTGCCTTGCGCGCTCCTGCAGGTAGACTCGCGGCCGATGCGTGCAATCTTCGACGATCTGCGCCGCAAGGGCGTTACCGACATCGGCCGCTATCTCGACGACCAACCCGCGCTGGCGCTGAAGGCGCGCGAGATTGTCCGGGTCACCGACGCCAACCTCAGTGCGGTGCAACTCCTCGGCGCCGGGGCCGGTGAACAGCTCTTTGGCGCGGTCGGCTTCATGTTCGCCGACGCCCCCGATACCGCGAAGCGAGTGATTAGCGCGCACTTCGACCTGAAGCGCAACTGGGTGGAAGTGATGAAGCTGCGGACGCTCGACGGCCGCATACGCGACGTCGAATTGTCGGTGACCTACCCAATACCGCCTGATCGGCTGGACATCACCATCCTCGGGCTGGTGGACATCACCGATCGGCTACGCACGGAGGCGCAGCTACGCCAGCTCCAGGCTGATTATTCGCGTGCGGCGCGCATCTCGATGCTTGGCGAGCTTGCCACCTCGATCGCGCATGAGATCAACCAGCCACTCTCCGCGATCGTCACCAATGCCGAGACGAGCCAGCGCTGGCTGACCCGCGACGAACCCAATCTCGCGAAGGTGCGCCAGCTCACCGCGCGAATTGCCGAGAGCGGTCGGCGGGCCAGCAACATCGTGCAGAGAATTCGCAGCATGGCGGCCCGCCGAGCGCCCGAACGCACATCCATCGACTTGAACGGGGTCGTCGAGGAGGCTTTGCTGTTCGTGCGCCACGAGATCGAGTCACGCGCGATCGCTCTCTCGATAGATTTGAAAAGCGGTCTTCCGCACGTCTCCGGCGATCGGGTGCAACTGCAGCAGGTGGTCGTCAATTTGCTCATCAATGCGGTCCAGGCGCAGGGCGGAGGTCCGGGTCGGATCGCAGTGAAAACGTCGACCGGCAACGATCGGCAGGCGATCTTCACGGTTCACGACGGCGGCCCGGGCATCGCTCCGGGAAATCTGGATCGAATATTCGGCAGCTTCTTCACCACCAAGGACGACGGCATCGGCATCGGCCTTGCCCTGTGCCAATCGATCATCGCGGCGCATCACGGTACGATCAGTGTCGCCAACCATCCGGACGGCGGTGCGGTTTTCACGGTATCATTGCCTTCAGGAACGTGA
- a CDS encoding response regulator transcription factor, whose product MDDDDDVREALFDLLQVEGFSALTFADGAALLAHAAALDFDCIITDVRMAGVDGLELQRQLRGRGSITPVIFITSSVEDLTRTQALQEGACAWFTKPVADEALLEAMRIALGRSGGGAPGR is encoded by the coding sequence GTGGATGATGACGATGACGTACGGGAGGCGCTTTTCGACCTTCTCCAGGTCGAGGGTTTCTCCGCGCTCACCTTTGCCGATGGCGCAGCCCTTCTCGCGCATGCTGCGGCCCTGGATTTCGACTGCATCATCACCGACGTTCGGATGGCAGGCGTCGACGGACTGGAGCTTCAGCGGCAACTCCGCGGTCGCGGCTCGATCACGCCGGTGATCTTCATCACATCCTCGGTGGAGGATTTGACCCGCACCCAGGCACTTCAGGAAGGGGCCTGCGCCTGGTTCACGAAGCCCGTAGCCGACGAGGCGTTGCTCGAGGCCATGCGCATCGCGCTGGGTCGATCCGGCGGCGGCGCTCCTGGACGATGA
- a CDS encoding response regulator transcription factor has protein sequence MMTFQTMEQDRPLVVIVDDDAAVRASLEELMLSVGIDAAGFGSTRELLEADLPERPGCLVLDVRMPGSSGLDLQQHLAATGNAKPIVFLTGHGDIPMTVQAMKAGAIDFLTKPFRDQSLLDAVAAGIERDLTQRADAALVKACTDRFATLTTRERQVLRLVAVGRLNKQIAFELGITEVTVKLHRSAVMKKMCATSIGELIRAWDLLPVELRERRT, from the coding sequence ATGATGACCTTTCAAACCATGGAGCAGGATCGTCCGCTGGTCGTCATCGTCGATGATGACGCCGCCGTCCGGGCCTCTCTCGAGGAATTGATGCTTTCAGTCGGGATCGACGCCGCCGGCTTCGGCTCGACACGCGAGTTGCTCGAGGCAGACCTGCCCGAACGTCCTGGCTGCCTCGTTCTGGACGTGCGCATGCCGGGCTCGAGCGGCCTCGACCTGCAGCAGCACCTTGCAGCGACCGGCAACGCGAAACCGATTGTCTTCCTGACCGGGCATGGCGACATTCCAATGACGGTGCAGGCAATGAAGGCGGGCGCTATTGATTTCCTCACCAAACCTTTCCGGGACCAGTCGTTGTTGGACGCCGTGGCAGCGGGTATCGAACGGGACCTCACCCAACGCGCCGATGCCGCGCTGGTAAAGGCGTGCACCGATCGTTTCGCGACCCTGACCACCCGCGAGCGGCAGGTGCTGCGCCTTGTGGCGGTAGGGCGCCTCAACAAGCAGATCGCCTTCGAGCTCGGCATCACCGAGGTCACGGTAAAGCTGCACCGCAGCGCCGTGATGAAGAAGATGTGTGCGACATCAATTGGCGAGCTGATTCGCGCATGGGATCTTCTGCCCGTGGAGCTGCGCGAACGCAGGACCTAG
- a CDS encoding Rrf2 family transcriptional regulator: protein MAHLTVSVEYAIHSLLWLVNSGGTPVSTRDLAEFQGLSQSFLAKIFPKLQKAGIVKACEGVRGGYVLARPAEEINFLQIIDAVDGRKPLFDCQEIRGRCAVFGGAPPEWATGGVCAVHVVMLQAEKAMRDTLARQSLGTLSRALAGKAPPEFGAGVQAWLGARVQGRTRRPGDTLPTEREVE, encoded by the coding sequence ATGGCTCACCTCACCGTCAGTGTGGAATATGCGATCCACAGCCTCCTCTGGCTGGTGAATTCGGGCGGTACGCCAGTCAGCACCAGAGACCTCGCCGAGTTTCAGGGGCTCTCGCAGAGCTTCCTCGCTAAGATTTTCCCCAAGCTACAGAAGGCGGGGATCGTGAAGGCATGTGAAGGTGTGCGCGGCGGCTACGTGCTCGCTCGGCCGGCCGAGGAGATCAACTTTCTCCAGATCATCGATGCCGTCGACGGCAGGAAACCCCTGTTCGACTGCCAAGAGATACGGGGTCGCTGCGCAGTGTTCGGCGGCGCGCCACCAGAGTGGGCGACCGGCGGGGTTTGTGCGGTGCACGTCGTGATGCTGCAGGCCGAAAAGGCAATGCGGGACACGCTTGCCCGCCAGTCGCTTGGCACGCTTTCGCGGGCTTTGGCGGGCAAGGCGCCACCTGAGTTCGGTGCGGGCGTGCAGGCCTGGCTGGGTGCGCGCGTACAGGGCAGAACACGCCGGCCCGGCGATACGTTACCAACTGAGCGGGAGGTTGAATGA